The following coding sequences are from one Cyprinus carpio isolate SPL01 chromosome A24, ASM1834038v1, whole genome shotgun sequence window:
- the LOC109050082 gene encoding myosin-6-like translates to MSDAVMAEFGPAASFLRKSDKERLEAQTRPFDMKKECFVPDPEVEYIKASITSRDGDKVTVDTESGKTLTFKEADVHPQNPPKFDKIEDMAMFTFLHEPAVLFNLKERYAAWMIYTYSGLFCVTVNPYKWLPVYDASVVKAYRGKKRTEAPPHIFSISDNAYQYMLSDRENQSVLITGESGAGKTVNTKRVIQYFASIAAVSGKKDAASEKKGTLEDQIIQANPALEAFGNAKTIRNDNSSRFGKFIRIHFGVSGKLASADIETYLLEKSRVTYQLKAERDYHIFYQILSQKKPELLEMLLITNNPYDYAYISQGETQVASIDDAEELIATDEAFDVLGFTAEEKAGIYKLTGAVMHYGNMKFKQKQREEQAEADGTEDADKVAYLMGLNSADLIKGLCHPRVKVGNEWVTKGQSVQQVYYSIGALAKSVYEKMFLWMVVRINQSLDTKQPRQYFIGVLDIAGFEIFDFNTFEQLCINFTNEKLQQFFNHHMFVLEQEEYKKEGIEWEFIDFGMDLAACIELIEKPMGIMSILEEECMFPKASDATFKAKLYDNHLGKNPTFQKPRIVKGKPEAHFSLVHYAGIVDYNISNWLVKNKDPLNETVVGLFQKSTVKLLSFLFAGYSGADSTQDAKGGKGGGKKKGSSFQTVSALHRENLNKLMTNLRSTHPHFVRCLIPNETKTPGVMENPLVMHQLRCNGVLEGIRICRKGFPNRILYGDFKQRYRILNPSAIPEGQFIDNKKAAEKLLGSLDIDHSQYKLGHTKVFFKAGLLGTLEELRDDRLALIITGIQARARGILSRIEFQKIVERRDSLLVIQWNVRAFMGVKNWPWMKLYFKIKPLLKSAETEKEMANMKEEFTKLKEAYAKSEARKKELEEKMVSLLQEKNDLQLAMQSEQDNLCDAEERCEGLIKSKIQLEAKAKELTERLEDEEEMNAELVAKKRKLEDECSELKKDIDDLELTLAKVEKEKHATENKVKNLTEEMSALDEIIAKLTKEKKALQEAHQQTLDDLQSEEDKVNTLTKAKAKLEQQVDDLEGSLEQEKKLRMDLERAKRKLEGDLKLTQESIMDLENDKQQLEEKLKKKDFETSQLNSKIEDEQALGAQLQKKLKELQARIEELEEELEAERAARAKVEKQRADLSRELEEISERLEEAGGATAAQIEMNKKREAEFQKLRRDLEEATLQHEATAATLRKKHSDSVADLGEQIDNLQRVKQKLEKEKSELKLELDDVVSNMEQIVKSKSNLEKMCRTLEDQMSEYRTKAEEGQRTINDFTMQKAKLQTENGELSRQLEEKDSLVSQLTRGKQSYTQQIEDLKRQLEEEIKAKNALAHAVQSARHDSDLLREQYEEEQEAKAELQRSLSKANSEVAQWRTKYETDAIQRTEELEDAKKKLAQRLQDAEEAVEAVNAKCSSLEKTKHRLQNEIEDLMVDVERSNAAAAALDKKQRNFDKVLAEWKQKYEESQSELESVQKESRSLSTELFKLKNSYEEVLDHLEIMKRENKNLQEEISDLTEQLGESGKSIHELEKIRKQLEQEKAEIQTALEEAEGSLEHEEGKILRAQLEFNQVKADIERKLTEKDEEMEQSKRNQQRMVDTLQSSLESETRSRNEALRLKKKMEGDLNEMEIQLSQANRQASEAQKQLKGLHGHLKDSQLQLDDALRSNDDLKENIAIVERRNNLLQAELDELRSLVEQTERGRKLAEQELLDVSERVQLLHSQNTSLLNQKKKLEGDNTQLQTEVEEAVQECRNAEEKAKKAITDAAMMAEELKKEQDTSAHLERMKKNMEQTIKDLQHRLDEAEQIAMKGGKKQVQKLEARVRELENEVELEQRKASESVKGVRKYERRIKELTYQTEEDRKNLARLQDLVDKLQLKVKSYKRAAEEAEEQANSNLGKFRKIQHELDEAEERADIAESQVNKLRAKSRDSGSKKGHDEE, encoded by the exons ATGTCTGACGCCGTCATGGCAGAGTTTGGGCCTGCTGCTTCCTTCCTGCGTAAGTCAGACAAGGAACGTCTGGAGGCCCAGACTCGCCCCTTCGACATGAAGAAAGAATGCTTTGTGCCTGATCCTGAGGTTGAGTACATCAAAGCCTCGATCACCAGTAGAGATGGTGACAAAGTCACTGTTGACACTGAATCTGGAAAG ACTCTGACTTTCAAGGAGGCCGATGTTCACCCTCAGAACCCGCCAAAGTTTGATAAAATTGAGGACATGGCGATGTTCACCTTCCTGCACGAGCCCGCTGTGCTGTTTAACCTCAAAGAGCGTTACGCAGCCTGGATGATCTAC ACCTATTCAGGGCTGTTCTGTGTCACTGTCAACCCCTACAAGTGGCTGCCGGTGTACGATGCCTCTGTGGTCAAAGCCTACAGAGGGAAGAAGAGGACTGAAGCTCCTCCTCACATCTTCTCCATCTCTGACAACGCCTACCAGTACATGCTGTCAG ACAGAGAGAACCAGTCTGTCCTGATCAC TGGAGAATCCGGTGCTGGAAAGACTGTGAACACCAAAAGAGTCATCCAGTACTTTGCCAGCATTGCTGCTGTATCTGGGAAAAAAGATGCAGCTTCTGAGAAGAAG GGTACTCTGGAGGATCAAATCATCCAAGCTAACCCTGCCCTGGAGGCCTTTGGCAATGCCAAGACCATCAGAAACGACAACTCCTCCCGATTC GGTAAATTCATCCGAATTCACTTTGGTGTAAGTGGAAAATTGGCTTCTGCGGATATTGAAACTT ATCTGCTGGAGAAGTCTCGTGTCACTTATCAGCTCAAGGCTGAGAGAGACTACCACATCTTCTACCAGATCCTGTCTCAGAAGAAACCAGAACTGCTGG AGATGCTGCTCATCACCAACAACCCCTATGACTACGCCTACATCTCCCAAGGAGAGACACAAGTGGCGTCCATTGATGATGCTGAAGAACTGATTGCCACTGAT GAAGCGTTTGATGTGCTGGGCTTCACTGCAGAAGAAAAGGCAGGCATCTACAAGCTGACCGGTGCCGTCATGCACTACGGCAACATGAAGTTCAAGCAGAAGCAGCGAGAGGAACAGGCAGAGGCTGATGGGACTGAAG atgctGACAAAGTCGCATATCTGATGGGCCTGAACTCTGCTGATCTCATCAAGGGTTTGTGCCACCCGAGAGTCAAAGTAGGAAATGAGTGGGTCACTAAGGGACAGAGTGTCCAACAG GTGTACTACTCTATTGGTGCTCTGGCAAAGTCAGTGTACGAGAAGATGTTCTTGTGGATGGTTGTGAGAATCAACCAATCCCTGGACACCAAACAGCCTCGTCAGTACTTCATTGGTGTGCTGGACATTGCTGGATTTGAGATCTTTGAT TTCAACACGTTTGAGCAGCTGTGCATCAACTTCACTAATGAGAAGTTGCAGCAGTTCTTCAACCATCACATGTTTGTGCTGGAGCAAGAGGAATACAAGAAGGAGGGTATTGAGTGGGAGTTCATTGACTTTGGCATGGACTTAGCGGCTTGTATTGAGCTAATTGAGAAG CCCATGGGTATCATGTCCATCCTTGAAGAGGAGTGCATGTTCCCCAAAGCCAGTGATGCAACATTCAAAGCTAAGCTTTATGACAACCACTTGGGTAAGAATCCTACTTTCCAGAAGCCCAGGATTGTCAAGGGTAAACCAGAGGCGCATTTCTCCCTGGTTCACTACGCTGGCATTGTTGACTACAACATTTCAAACTGGCTGGTGAAGAACAAGGACCCTCTCAATGAGACGGTTGTTGGACTCTTCCAAAAGTCTACTGTGAAGCTGCTGTCGTTCCTGTTTGCTGGATATTCTGGGGCTGACTCAA CCCAAGATGCCAAGGGAGGTAAAGGAGGTGGCAAAAAGAAGGGCTCGTCTTTCCAGACTGTGTCAGCCCTTCATAGG GAGAACTTGAACAAGCTGATGACCAACTTGAGGTCAACTCACCCTCACTTTGTGCGTTGCCTGATTCCCAATGAGACTAAGACTCCTGGGGTGATGGAGAATCCTCTGGTCATGCACCAGCTGCGCTGTAACGGTGTGCTGGAGGGCATCAGAATCTGCAGAAAGGGCTTCCCCAACAGGATCCTGTATGGAGATTTCAAGCAGAG ATACCGTATTCTGAATCCATCTGCTATCCCCGAGGGTCAGTTCATTGACAACAAGAAAGCTGCTGAGAAACTGCTCGGCTCACTGGACATTGATCACAGCCAGTACAAGTTAGGACATACTAAG GTGTTCTTCAAGGCTGGTCTCCTGGGTACCCTTGAAGAGTTGAGAGATGACCGTCTTGCTCTCATCATTACTGGTATTCAAGCAAGAGCTCGCGGTATTCTCTCAAGAATTGAGTTCCAGAAAATTGTTGAGCGCAG AGATTCTTTGTTGGTGATCCAGTGGAACGTACGTGCCTTCATGGGTGTCAAGAATTGGCCCTGGATGAAGCTCTACTTCAAGATCAAGCCTCTGTTGAAATCTGCCGAAACTGAGAAAGAGATGGCCAACATGAAGGAAGAATTCACCAAGCTGAAAGAGGCTTATGCAAAATCTGAAGCCCGCAAAAAGGAACTTGAGGAAAAGATGGTTTCTCTTCTCCAAGAGAAGAATGACCTCCAGCTTGCAATGCAGTCT GAGCAAGATAATCTTTGCGATGCTGAGGAGAGATGTGAGGGTCTTATCAAGAGCAAGATCCAGCTTGAAGCCAAAGCCAAAGAGCTGACTGAGAGACTGGAGGATGAAGAGGAAATGAATGCTGAGTTGGTTGCAAAGAAACGGAAGCTGGAGGATGAATGTTCTGAGCTCAAGAAGGACATTGATGATCTTGAGCTCACTCTGGCCAAagtggagaaagagaaacatgCCACTGAGAACAAG GTTAAAAATCTCACAGAGGAAATGTCTGCACTTGATGAGATCATTGCTAAGCTGACAAAGGAGAAGAAAGCTCTGCAGGAGGCCCATCAGCAAACGCTGGATGACCTCCAGAGTGAGGAAGACAAAGTCAACACTCTCACCAAAGCCAAAGCCAAGCTGGAGCAACAAGTGGATGAT cttgAGGGATCCTTGGAGCAAGAAAAGAAGTTGCGTATGGATCTTGAGAGGGCAAAGAGAAAGCTGGAGGGTGATTTAAAATTGACTCAGGAGAGCATTATGGACTTGGAAAATGATAAACAGCAACTGGAGGAGAAGCTGAAGAA GAAGGACTTTGAAACTAGCCAGCTCAATAGCAAAATTGAGGATGAACAAGCCCTTGGTGCCCAGCTCCAGAAGAAACTGAAGGAGTTGCAG GCTCGTATTGAAGAGCTTGAGGAAGAACTGGAGGCTGAGAGAGCCGCTCGTGCCAAAGTTGAGAAACAGAGAGCAGATCTGTCCAGAGAACTGGAGGAGATCAGTGAGAGGCTGGAGGAGGCTGGTGGAGCCACTGCTGCCCAGATTGAGATGAACAAGAAACGTGAAGCTGAGTTCCAGAAGCTGCGCAGAGACCTTGAAGAAGCCACTCTGCAACATGAGGCCACCGCTGCTACACTGAGGAAGAAACATTCGGACAGTGTGGCTGATCTGGGAGAGCAGATTGACAACCTTCAGAGAGTGAAGCAGAAGCTGGAGAAAGAGAAGAGTGAACTGAAGTTAGAGCTTGATGATGTGGTATCCAACATGGAGCAGATTGTCAAGTCAAAG AGCAACCTGGAGAAAATGTGCAGAACTCTGGAAGACCAGATGAGTGAGTACAGAACCAAGGCTGAGGAAGGTCAGCGCACAATCAATGACTTCACCATGCAAAAAGCCAAGCTGCAAACTGAGAATG GTGAACTGTCCAGACAGCTAGAGGAGAAAGACTCCCTGGTGTCTCAGTTGACCAGAGGCAAGCAGTCCTACACTCAACAGATTGAAGACCTCAAGAGACAGCTAGAGGAAGAAATCAAG gctaaGAATGCCCTGGCTCATGCAGTTCAATCTGCTCGTCACGACTCTGATCTTCTGAGGGAGCAGTATGAGGAGGAGCAGGAAGCCAAAGCTGAGCTGCAGCGTAGTCTGTCCAAGGCAAACTCTGAGGTGGCTCAGTGGAGAACCAAGTATGAAACTGATGCCATCCAGAGAACTGAGGAGCTGGAAGATGCTAA GAAAAAACTGGCTCAGCGTCTGCAAGATGCAGAAGAAGCTGTGGAAGCAGTCAATGCTAAATGCTCCTCTCTGGAGAAGACCAAGCACAGGCTGCAGAATGAGATTGAAGATCTCATGGTGGATGTGGAGAGATCCAATGCTGCTGCTGCGGCTCTAGACAAGAAGCAAAGGAACTTTGACAAG GTTTTGGCTGAGTGGAAGCAGAAGTATGAGGAGTCTCAGAGTGAACTAGAAAGTGTCCAAAAAGAGTCTAGATCTCTGAGCACTGAACTCTTCAAACTGAAGAACTCCTATGAAGAGGTCCTGGATCATCTTGAGATCAtgaagagagagaacaagaacCTCCAAG AGGAAATCTCTGACCTCACTGAGCAACTTGGAGAGTCAGGAAAAAGCATCCATGAGTTGGAGAAAATTAGAAAGCAGCTGGAGCAGGAAAAAGCAGAGATCCAGACAGCCTTGGAGGAAGCTGAG GGCTCACTTGAACATGAGGAAGGAAAGATCTTGAGAGCTCAACTGGAGTTCAATCAAGTAAAGGCTGATATTGAACGTAAACTTACTGAGAAAGATGAAGAGATGGAGCAGTCCAAGAGGAACCAGCAGAGAATGGTTGATACCCTTCAGAGCTCACTGGAATCAGAGACTCGCAGCAGGAATGAAGCTCTCAGACTGAAGAAGAAGATGGAGGGAGACCTCAATGAGATGGAGATTCAGCTCAGCCAGGCTAACAGACAGGCATCAGAAGCCCAGAAGCAACTCAAGGGTCTTCATGGACATCTTAAA GATTCCCAACTGCAGCTGGATGACGCTCTGCGCAGTAATGATGATCTCAAAGAGAACATCGCTATTGTGGAGAGACGCAACAATCTGCTGCAGGCAGAACTGGATGAGCTGAGATCCCTGGTGGAACAGACTGAGAGAGGAAGGAAACTGGCTGAGCAGGAACTGCTGGATGTCAGCGAGAGAGTCCAGCTCCTGCATTCCCAG AACACCAGTCTGCTGAATCAGAAGAAGAAGCTGGAGGGAGATAATACTCAGCTTCAGACTGAGGTTGAGGAGGCAGTGCAGGAGTGCAGGAATGCTGAGGAAAAAGccaagaaggccatcactgatgCTGCCATGATGGCAGAGGAGCTGAAGAAGGAGCAGGACACCAGCGCTCATCTGGAGCGCATGAAGAAGAACATGGAGCAAACCATCAAGGACCTGCAGCACCGTCTGGATGAAGCTGAGCAGATCGCCATGAAGGGAGGCAAGAAGCAGGTCCAGAAACTGGAAGCCAGG GTGAGGGAGCTGGAAAATGAGGTGGAGCTGGAACAGAGAAAGGCGAGCGAGTCTGTGAAAGGAGTTCGTAAATATGAGAGACGCATCAAGGAGCTCACCTACCAG ACTGAGGAGGACCGTAAGAATCTGGCACGTCTTCAGGACCTGGTGGACAAACTGCAGCTGAAGGTCAAGTCCTACAAGAGAGCTGCTGAGGAGGCT GAGGAACAGGCCAATTCCAATCTGGGCAAGTTCCGTAAGATTCAGCACGAGCTGGATGAAGCAGAAGAGAGAGCTGATATTGCTGAATCTCAGGTCAACAAGCTGAGAGCCAAGAGCCGTGATTCAGGATCCAAG AAAGGGCATGATGAAGAGTAA